Part of the Marasmius oreades isolate 03SP1 chromosome 5, whole genome shotgun sequence genome is shown below.
CGTAGCGTGCGCCTACGTCTGAACCCAAGTCCGACGCCGCAGTTACTGCACGGTTTCCTCCTATcacaccatcaccatcaacaGCACCACCCGACCAGCTATTACCTCCGTGCACATCTCCCACAGACGGTGGAAACTCGGGTTGAGAGTCTACCTGATACTGGTTAGTGATACTGGCAAATATGTCTGAGTCATTCCGCGAGGTTGAATAGAAAGGTGTTTCAGATGCTGGAGCCGTCGCAAAGTGTTCTGGAGGAGAATTAGAGGTAGAAAATGGATCCGAAGTTGTGGAGTCATGAGTATTGGAAGACACAATGGCGGAAAATGGGTCGTCTACTTCGTTCGAAGTAAATGGGTCCCTTGAGCTGTCGCTTGAAGAACCAAATAGGGAGGCAGCTGACTCTAGTTCGCTCATCTCCTTTCGTTTGAAGACAGTCCAAGACGATGGAGGCGGTActgggaaagggaaaagctGGAGGGACCTATCAAGGCAGACTCGGAACTCCGGGCCCCAGTGGCCGCGTCGTTACGCACGGTCATCAAACCACGTCTAAGGTGGTCCGACTCCACGTCACCGGCGCAGATTTCAGAAGATATTAATTCTGCTACACATTTTCCGTTACGACTTTGCAGCTTGCACGCATTCTGAGAGACAGCCAGCTACTAGCTTGATAAGTTCTGATCTATGAACAACAATTTGGTCACTTCTATTGCCAATCAGCACTGAAATTCAAGCTACATTTGGAGATtacaagcttatgacccggccctttgtgccgagtttttttgcatgtttatacacctgcttacttgtgctctgtaggagttctgcaggtagtgaacagcatgaatcacccatggggggaaagtttgtgtcccttggcccactgtattcatatcacatgacctgttctgtgaacatcctgtgtcagaggcgtaattacacctgtcctacccgttacccatggaaaaaagtatggtgggtatgggacttgtacagggtgactaatccattccagccccatcccatgcacaggaaaacccaccaacccgtgctgttccaacttccctatctgcaggtatggccatgctctatcccattttacaggtacaaacccatggggaaagtattctgtgccaaatcagtacatgttgtatagtgggtgacataaatagcaggtggaggacttgtactgtgtacagaactttgtacagggtggcctaccccattccctccctgtcccatgcacagaaaaacctgtaacctgtggaaaaacagtacagttagagaaggggagaggagacagtgagagatgacaaattattaccaaaaaagtgtgtgggaatataaaagttacatctcataacagttgaagtatagatgcatgtcagataacagtaggaataaataaacaggaacatgaaaaatactacgttactgtagctcaaagggaggggacattgtcgtgcacgcaggaaatttcgatctccgctttaatttaccctggtcctgtcgcatagatcattttttggagataatcgctgataatcgctgataatcaggtctctttgtcccattatatataggattatatatataggattatatataggattatatataggatttgtcccattatatataggatggTGAATTTTTAATGTCTTCGCTTCCCTAATTTGGTAATCCTGTAGTTCTGTCCCGATTGTGTCGCCCGACTTCTATCATCCTGGTTCTCCTTTCTGCGTCTTTGCGTGGTCCTTCACGCTTCGTCTGTCATAGAAGAGCAATTTTGCTGTCTAGTCGATCTCAAATGAGCGCCGATGCAGCAACTACGAGCATAAGTGTGCCGGAGGGCTTCAAACTTTATACCGAAAACAGCTCCCACATCCTACTTTCATCCAATGAGGCCTTTCTCAACCCAGTCCAAGAGTTCAATCGGGATTTGAGTGTTGCATGTATCAACGTATGGAGTGAACAGCTTAATAAGGCCAAGGAGGAAAGATGGAATCAAGCTCAGGGGGAAAAGGCTGCCAAAGGCAAAGGAATTGGTCAACCATCAAGGAAGCGTCAGAGAGGTACGTGCATAaactcccttttccttttcggcGTACCTTATATTTTCAAATAGAAGAAATCGAGCTTGCAACGACTACAGGTCCAGAATGCGTCCCCACAGTTGCTGAAGGAGGCTCGAAATGTTCGCAATCTAATCAACAGGAATCCGACAAAAACACACAATCCCATTATAAACCTTACACCATTGTCATACTGGAAGCCCTGTCTGCAACTGGACTTAGGTCGGTTCGCTATGCAAAAGAAATACCCCTCGTCAAGTTCGCACATTTCACCCCTGTAATTTTTCTCACCAAGATGAAGTTTTGACCCCGTATCCAGATATGTGATAGCCAATGATATTTCTTCCGCAGCGACTGCTGCAATAAAAAGGAACGTTGAGCTCAATGGCCTCGGGGCGGATCTCTCGATTCCAACCGGCCTACATCGTAACCTAAAAAAAATCAGGGTCAGCGAAGGAGATGCAAGGTCGCTTTCCTCCATCCTTCAATATACATGAGACGCTGAACACTCCTTATAGTACTCTGATGTACAATCATCGTCTCGAACGTGAACGTGTCGACGTCGTAGACCTTGATCCTTATGGCACCGCCGCCCCCTTCGTTGACGCAGCAGTTCAGTGCGTTAAAGATGGCGGTACGTATCTTGTAGACATCAAAACATAGCTTCAATGATTCTTCTTTCCAAGGTCTCCTTTGCATAACTTGTACAGATCTATCCGTCCTTGCTACTAATAATTATCCCGAGAAATGGTTTGTTATAATTATGATTCCTTCGTGTAGAATCCTGACACTCTCTTAGCCTTTCAAACTACGGAGGTGTCCCTGTCAAGGCGGAATACTGTCATGAGGCGGTTTGTGGCCATTTTCGCTATCATTCTACGATTCACGGTATAAACACAGGCACTCCGCCTTGTTCTCCATACTGTATCTATGTCGGCTTCCAGATACGGTCGCTATATTGAGCCCTTACTGTCTCTTTCAATCGACTTCTACGTCCGACTCTTTATTCGAATAAACACATCTCCTATGCAAGTTAAAAAGGCTATAACGTAGGTGCTCCCACCCCTTACCATCGAAAACCGTGACCAGAATCAATTTTTAGGAAGACCTCAACGTATTATATCTGCACCTCCTGTCAAGCCTATTACGAGCAACCACTCGGCCGAATGATTGAGAGGAAGAACGAGTTTTCTGGTAACGTCAACTACTTGTTCAAGACACAACCCGGACCTCTGGTCGAAGGCAAGTGCCCAGAATGCGAGTCTGTCCTTCATGTACGTTGCCCCTTCGTGTGCAGTGATTTTACGGCTGTTCAGGGTCGGACATAGGTTGCTGGTCCCATGTGGTCCGGCCCCATTCACGACACTGAATTTGTCTCCAGAGTCCTCGACCACGCTGAAAACAAAGCTAGTCAGTACGGGACCGCCGTTCGTATGAGAGGGATGCTCACGGTTGCGAAGGAGGTGAGATGACCAGTATCTTGCAAAATAAAAGGCTCAGGTAGGTCAACGGCAGGAACTGCACACGCCCTTCTATTTTACTCCAGCTAGAGTGGCAAGTTTCTTCCACTGTGTAACACCGTCTCTGGATGACACTGCGTGAGTTTCTTTCACTCACTTGTCTTTATCAGAACTTTGATGGATCCTGAAACCTAAAAAGTTCTGCATTATTACATGCGGGTCATAAAATCTCGAGATCCCATGCATGTCCCGGTTCCCTCAAAACTACCGCGACTCGCGAGGAACTGTACAATATTTTTCGTTCATGGGTCAGAACACATCCAGTCAACACAAACAATGTCTCTGAGCGTTCGCCAGCACGAAGACTACTCGCAAAAGAGCCAAAGTAAGCTGAACGCCTTCCGTGTGGCTCTGCATTGAATCTTCTTCAGATCGGAAGCCAACTTCAAGCACCATCCAGATTCT
Proteins encoded:
- a CDS encoding uncharacterized protein (BUSCO:EOG09261H5E), producing the protein MSADAATTSISVPEGFKLYTENSSHILLSSNEAFLNPVQEFNRDLSVACINVWSEQLNKAKEERWNQAQGEKAAKGKGIGQPSRKRQREEIELATTTGPECVPTVAEGGSKCSQSNQQESDKNTQSHYKPYTIVILEALSATGLRSVRYAKEIPLVKYVIANDISSAATAAIKRNVELNGLGADLSIPTGLHRNLKKIRVSEGDASTLMYNHRLERERVDVVDLDPYGTAAPFVDAAVQCVKDGGLLCITCTDLSVLATNNYPEKCLSNYGGVPVKAEYCHEAALRLVLHTVSMSASRYGRYIEPLLSLSIDFYVRLFIRINTSPMQVKKAITKTSTYYICTSCQAYYEQPLGRMIERKNEFSGNVNYLFKTQPGPLVEGKCPECESVLHVAGPMWSGPIHDTEFVSRVLDHAENKASQYGTAVRMRGMLTVAKEELHTPFYFTPARVASFFHCVTPSLDDTASALLHAGHKISRSHACPGSLKTTATREELYNIFRSWVRTHPVNTNNVSERSPARRLLAKEPKSEANFKHHPDSVTASSHVKLVRYQETPSNWGPGTRAAASTGNSTKRKRHEE